In Geotalea uraniireducens, one genomic interval encodes:
- a CDS encoding cobyric acid synthase, whose translation MAKLYVVGIGPGDLDHMTFEASEAIEYAETVVGYKTYLELIEPLLLGKEVVSSGMMKEVERCRQALELAAAGKTVALVSGGDAGVYGMAGLVLELANEMAEPPEIVIVPGVSAVQAAAAVLGAPLMHDFAVISLSDLLTPWDQIERRLVAAAAADFVVALYNPRSKGRVTQLEEARAILLAVRPSTTPVGIVRNACRAGEERIVTTLAGLLDHPVDMFSLVIVGNSATFVDDAGRMVTPRGYATRGEEKEHRPLTAHALPLTCGGNALMVVGTASDVGKSVITAGLCRILKQRGLTVAPFKSQNMALNSAVTPEGGEIGRAQATQAAACGIPPHVDMNPILLKPSSDTGSQVIVQGTAVGTMSVREYNAYKPRAFAKVRESYERLAAAHEFVVIEGAGSIAEINLKAHDIANLRVAEMVGCPAILVADIDRGGVFAQIVGTLALLEPAERERIKGIVINKFRGDPSLLKPGIDFVEQRTGVPVLGVVPMFGGFRLPEEDSVALSRKNTGLSLRPQDETLTIGVVKLSRISNYTDFDPLENEADVQLVYVDGEEQLRNLDLLILPGSKATTTDLFFLMERGLFEAIRAFRGPIVGICGGYQMLGKRVADPHTVESGIREAEGLGLLDVVTVMLERKTTHQATAELFPAGFQVAPRCRGVVNGYEIHMGETILGPGARPFARIVSRSGQPVEVLDGAVSCDGRIFGTYLHGIFDNHCFRTAFLNRLRRSKGLAERTIDECPQDPFELLAAHLEEHLDIARLLAICGLTAAPAPGAG comes from the coding sequence ATGGCAAAACTGTATGTCGTCGGCATCGGTCCCGGCGACCTCGACCATATGACATTCGAGGCGAGCGAGGCCATCGAATATGCCGAAACGGTGGTCGGCTACAAGACCTACTTGGAGTTGATCGAACCGCTTTTGCTCGGCAAAGAGGTGGTCTCCTCCGGGATGATGAAAGAGGTTGAGCGTTGCCGGCAGGCCCTCGAGCTGGCCGCCGCGGGAAAGACGGTGGCGCTCGTCTCCGGCGGCGATGCCGGCGTCTACGGGATGGCCGGGCTGGTGCTGGAACTGGCCAATGAAATGGCCGAGCCGCCGGAGATCGTCATTGTCCCGGGCGTGTCGGCGGTCCAGGCGGCGGCGGCGGTCCTTGGCGCGCCGCTGATGCACGACTTCGCGGTAATTTCCCTCTCCGATCTCCTCACTCCCTGGGACCAGATCGAGCGCCGGCTGGTGGCGGCGGCCGCTGCCGATTTTGTCGTCGCGCTCTACAACCCGCGCAGCAAGGGGCGGGTGACCCAGCTCGAAGAAGCGCGCGCCATCCTGCTGGCGGTCCGGCCGTCCACCACCCCGGTGGGGATCGTCCGCAACGCCTGCCGGGCCGGGGAAGAGCGGATCGTCACCACCCTGGCGGGACTGCTCGACCACCCCGTTGACATGTTTTCGCTGGTGATCGTCGGTAATTCCGCGACCTTCGTCGACGATGCGGGGCGGATGGTGACGCCGCGCGGCTACGCTACGCGGGGTGAGGAGAAAGAACACCGTCCTCTCACCGCTCACGCCTTACCCCTCACTTGCGGGGGCAACGCCCTGATGGTCGTCGGTACCGCCTCGGACGTCGGCAAGTCGGTGATCACGGCCGGTCTCTGCCGGATTCTCAAACAGCGCGGGCTGACGGTGGCGCCGTTCAAATCCCAGAACATGGCGCTCAACTCGGCGGTCACCCCCGAAGGGGGGGAGATCGGTCGCGCCCAGGCGACCCAGGCGGCGGCCTGTGGCATCCCGCCCCACGTCGACATGAATCCGATCCTCCTCAAACCGTCGTCGGACACCGGCAGCCAGGTGATCGTCCAGGGGACGGCGGTCGGGACGATGTCGGTCCGGGAGTACAACGCTTACAAGCCGCGGGCCTTCGCCAAGGTTCGGGAGAGCTACGAGCGGCTGGCGGCGGCCCACGAGTTCGTGGTGATCGAGGGGGCGGGGAGCATTGCCGAGATCAACCTGAAAGCCCATGACATCGCCAACCTGCGGGTGGCGGAAATGGTCGGCTGCCCGGCGATCCTGGTGGCGGACATCGACCGGGGCGGGGTCTTCGCCCAGATCGTCGGCACATTGGCACTGCTCGAACCGGCGGAACGGGAACGGATCAAGGGGATCGTCATCAACAAGTTCCGCGGTGACCCTTCGCTGCTCAAGCCGGGAATCGACTTCGTCGAACAGCGGACCGGGGTGCCGGTGCTCGGCGTCGTGCCGATGTTCGGCGGCTTCCGGCTCCCGGAGGAGGATAGCGTGGCGCTGTCCCGCAAGAATACCGGCCTGAGCCTCCGGCCGCAGGACGAAACGCTGACCATCGGGGTGGTGAAACTGTCGCGGATTTCCAATTACACCGATTTCGACCCGCTGGAGAACGAGGCCGACGTCCAGCTTGTCTATGTCGATGGGGAAGAGCAGCTGCGCAATCTCGACCTGCTGATCCTCCCCGGCAGCAAGGCGACCACCACCGACCTTTTCTTTCTCATGGAGCGGGGGCTGTTCGAAGCGATCCGCGCTTTCCGCGGCCCGATTGTCGGCATTTGCGGCGGCTACCAGATGCTCGGCAAGCGGGTTGCCGATCCGCATACCGTCGAATCGGGGATTCGGGAGGCGGAGGGGCTCGGGCTCCTCGACGTGGTGACGGTGATGCTGGAACGGAAAACGACCCACCAGGCGACGGCGGAGCTGTTCCCCGCCGGTTTCCAGGTGGCGCCCCGCTGCCGGGGGGTGGTGAATGGCTACGAAATCCACATGGGGGAAACGATCCTCGGTCCCGGCGCCCGACCCTTTGCCCGGATCGTCAGCCGTTCCGGCCAGCCGGTGGAGGTGCTGGACGGCGCGGTAAGCTGCGACGGCCGGATCTTCGGCACCTACCTGCACGGCATCTTCGATAACCACTGTTTCCGGACCGCCTTCCTCAACCGGCTCCGCCGCAGCAAGGGGCTGGCCGAGCGGACCATCGACGAGTGCCCGCAGGATCCGTTCGAACTCCTGGCGGCGCATCTGGAAGAGCATCTCGACATTGCCCGGTTGTTGGCGATCTGCGGCCTTACCGCCGCACCGGCGCCGGGAGCCGGTTAG
- a CDS encoding sensor histidine kinase produces MMAGRFKRELTILLVAVLGLVWSVALYLVSCSVTIKERCGQFVAAVDYLQGIVVTRACLHRQLKEIGDSLTVDDPEGRNEYLRFGMMAEGAMATWKGAITRQDENGVPGEEEDLARYEAFASDYRRWKVATDHLFTLKATGRAAAARRLFLADGNRLFEERLTPLLEESRSDGIDEVNSAFHALIMTTGRLPLFAEEGGRRVQAMQAIVDHFLAMNQLNAAVDRQIEVLCEALLNRQGYDERLLDRYIDDGEQALVLLRTAEQRRATLDRRTADEAGMAALQRKYRQFTASAHWIVAHRRSADRQTLYRITEEVVEPLFDDTFIPGITKGLDDGSRDVLAIATNLRWGAVTGALLVSILFTAALGRFHRRVCRALDRLHAGTEALSAGDLSYRIELLSADEFGRLARSFNGMAERLAASRAALATLNRDLERRVNERTRLLEAANSDLRQFCSILSHDLRSPVTEINGYLQLILDDGYEALDENSREMFWKCLHASHRMDALIEAQLALACISASELVETEVDLTALAAKVIDELRRQDPDRTVAWDVMPGLAVRGDARLLESVLENLLGNAWKYTARQPAPAIVVGATGSGDRRVFFVRDNGIGFAPEEADKLFKPFSRLHERAGFSGTGIGLASVARIIARHGGAIWAEGSPGAGATFSFTIGAPRPAAEE; encoded by the coding sequence ATGATGGCAGGCCGCTTCAAGCGGGAGCTGACGATCCTACTGGTTGCCGTCCTCGGCCTGGTCTGGAGCGTGGCGCTCTACCTGGTGAGCTGTTCGGTAACGATCAAGGAGCGCTGCGGCCAGTTCGTCGCAGCCGTCGATTACCTGCAGGGGATTGTCGTCACCCGGGCCTGCCTGCACCGGCAGCTGAAGGAGATCGGCGACAGCCTGACCGTCGACGATCCCGAAGGGCGCAACGAATACCTCCGCTTCGGGATGATGGCCGAGGGGGCGATGGCCACCTGGAAAGGGGCGATCACTCGGCAGGACGAGAACGGCGTGCCGGGTGAGGAGGAGGACCTGGCGCGGTACGAGGCTTTTGCCAGCGATTACCGGCGCTGGAAAGTCGCCACCGATCATCTGTTCACCCTCAAGGCGACCGGGCGGGCAGCGGCGGCGCGGCGACTCTTTCTGGCGGACGGTAACCGGCTGTTCGAGGAGCGCTTGACGCCGCTTCTCGAGGAGTCCCGCTCAGACGGCATCGATGAGGTAAACAGCGCCTTCCATGCGTTGATCATGACCACCGGCCGGCTGCCGCTCTTTGCCGAAGAGGGGGGACGGCGGGTCCAGGCGATGCAGGCGATCGTCGATCACTTCCTGGCGATGAACCAGCTGAATGCGGCGGTCGACCGGCAGATCGAAGTCCTGTGTGAGGCGCTGCTCAACCGCCAGGGGTACGACGAGCGGCTGCTCGACCGGTATATCGATGACGGGGAGCAGGCGCTGGTGTTGCTCCGGACGGCGGAGCAGCGGCGGGCGACCCTCGACCGGCGGACGGCCGACGAGGCCGGCATGGCGGCGTTGCAACGCAAATACCGCCAGTTCACCGCCTCGGCCCACTGGATCGTCGCCCACCGGCGGAGCGCCGACCGGCAAACGCTCTACCGCATTACCGAGGAGGTGGTCGAGCCGCTCTTCGACGACACCTTCATCCCCGGAATCACCAAAGGGCTGGACGACGGCAGTCGCGACGTGCTGGCCATCGCCACCAACCTGCGCTGGGGGGCGGTGACCGGCGCGTTGCTCGTGAGCATCCTCTTCACTGCGGCGCTCGGCCGCTTCCACCGGCGGGTCTGCCGCGCCCTCGACCGCCTGCATGCCGGGACCGAGGCGCTGTCGGCCGGCGATCTCTCCTATCGGATCGAGCTGCTGTCGGCGGATGAGTTCGGCCGCCTCGCCCGGTCGTTCAACGGCATGGCCGAACGGCTGGCCGCCTCCCGGGCGGCGCTGGCCACGCTCAACCGCGATCTGGAGCGCCGGGTGAACGAACGGACCCGGTTGCTGGAGGCGGCCAACAGCGACCTTCGCCAGTTCTGTTCGATCCTCAGCCACGACCTGCGCAGCCCGGTCACCGAAATCAACGGCTATCTCCAGCTGATCCTCGACGACGGCTACGAGGCGCTCGACGAAAACAGTCGGGAGATGTTCTGGAAATGCCTCCACGCCTCGCACCGGATGGACGCGCTGATCGAGGCCCAGTTAGCCCTGGCCTGCATCAGCGCCAGCGAGCTGGTCGAGACGGAAGTCGACCTGACGGCCCTGGCGGCAAAGGTGATCGACGAATTACGGCGGCAGGATCCCGACCGGACGGTCGCCTGGGACGTCATGCCGGGGCTGGCGGTCCGCGGCGATGCCCGGCTGCTCGAATCGGTGCTGGAGAACCTGCTCGGCAATGCCTGGAAATATACCGCCCGGCAGCCGGCGCCGGCCATAGTGGTCGGGGCGACCGGCAGCGGTGACCGGCGGGTCTTCTTTGTCCGGGACAACGGTATCGGCTTTGCCCCGGAAGAAGCCGACAAGCTGTTCAAGCCGTTCAGCCGGCTGCACGAGCGGGCGGGGTTCAGCGGCACCGGCATCGGGCTGGCGAGCGTTGCCCGGATCATCGCCCGCCACGGCGGCGCCATCTGGGCGGAGGGGTCCCCAGGGGCGGGGGCAACCTTCAGCTTCACCATCGGCGCGCCCCGACCGGCGGCGGAGGAATGA